Proteins from a genomic interval of Methanococcoides sp. AM1:
- the fpoK gene encoding F420H2 dehydrogenase subunit FpoK, whose amino-acid sequence MIPLNWYLGLSAIVFSIGLYGFMSQKNGIRMLMCVELMLNSANMNLVAFSSYNDDMTGQVFALFSIALAAAEAAVGFAILMSIYRMRDMINVDKLNILRW is encoded by the coding sequence ATGATCCCGTTAAATTGGTATCTTGGTCTTTCAGCTATCGTGTTCTCCATAGGTCTCTATGGATTCATGTCACAGAAGAACGGTATCAGGATGCTTATGTGTGTGGAACTTATGTTAAACTCCGCAAACATGAACCTGGTCGCCTTCTCAAGTTACAATGATGACATGACAGGGCAGGTATTTGCACTGTTCTCTATTGCACTGGCTGCAGCAGAAGCAGCTGTCGGATTTGCAATACTCATGTCAATTTACAGGATGCGAGATATGATCAATGTTGATAAACTTAACATATTGAGGTGGTAA
- the fpoJ gene encoding F420H2 dehydrogenase subunit FpoJ, translating into MTNERPTIMDSIVHQFNPKRQILRLMDMKLPSLETIVKSFTRMIIAGLFLAVVLVSLYGTGWTTVEQLPQNIADPSNIKGLGVLIFTDFVIPFEILSVVLLSSLIGAIYLAKGDDN; encoded by the coding sequence ATGACTAACGAACGTCCAACTATAATGGATTCAATTGTCCATCAGTTCAACCCAAAGAGGCAGATCTTAAGGTTGATGGATATGAAGCTTCCTTCACTCGAGACCATCGTTAAGTCATTTACAAGGATGATCATTGCAGGCTTGTTCCTTGCAGTGGTACTGGTTTCACTTTATGGTACAGGATGGACAACTGTTGAACAGCTTCCCCAGAATATCGCTGATCCAAGTAACATCAAAGGATTGGGTGTCCTTATCTTTACAGACTTTGTGATACCATTCGAGATCCTTTCAGTAGTGTTACTTTCCTCACTGATAGGTGCCATCTATCTGGCAAAAGGAGATGATAACTGA